Proteins co-encoded in one Tursiops truncatus isolate mTurTru1 chromosome 17, mTurTru1.mat.Y, whole genome shotgun sequence genomic window:
- the BHLHE22 gene encoding class E basic helix-loop-helix protein 22, with translation MERGLHLGAAAAGEDDLFLHKSLSASAAKRLEAAFRSPPPSMDLSLAPPPRERPASSSSSPLGCFEPADPEGSGLLLPPPGGGGGGGGGGGGVGVPGLLVGTAGVGGEPSLSSLPAGAALCLKYGESASRGSVAESSGGEQSPDDDSDGRCELVLRAGGADPRASPGAGGGGVKAAEGCSNAHLHGGASAPPGGPASSGGGGSSGGGSGGGGGGGSGGGSSSKKSKEQKALRLNINARERRRMHDLNDALDELRAVIPYAHSPSVRKLSKIATLLLAKNYILMQAQALEEMRRLVAYLNQGQAISAASLPSSAAAAAAAAALHPALGAYEQAAGYPFSAGLPPAATCPEKCALFNSVSSSLCKQCTEKP, from the coding sequence ATGGAGCGCGGGCTGCACCTCGGCGCGGCCGCCGCGGGCGAAGACGACCTCTTCCTGCACAAGAGCCTGAGCGCCTCCGCCGCCAAGCGCTTGGAGGCGGCTTTCCGCTCCCCGCCCCCGAGCATGGACCTGTCCCTGGCGCCGCCGCCTCGGGAGCGCCCGGCGTCCTCCTCCTCGTCGCCTCTGGGCTGCTTCGAGCCGGCTGACCCCGAAGGGTCAGGGCTGCTGTTGCCGCCGCCcgggggaggcggcggcggcggcggcggcggcggcggggtgGGCGTCCCCGGGCTGCTCGTGGGCACCGCCGGCGTTGGGGGCGAACCTAGCCTGAGCAGCCTGCCGGCTGGGGCCGCTCTGTGCCTCAAATACGGCGAGAGCGCCAGCCGGGGCTCGGTGGCCGAGAGCAGCGGCGGCGAGCAGAGCCCCGACGACGACAGCGACGGCCGCTGCGAGCTGGTTCTGCGGGCCGGCGGCGCCGACCCGCGGGCCTCCCCGGGCGCGGGAGGCGGCGGCGTCAAGGCGGCCGAAGGCTGCTCCAACGCCCACCTCCACGGCGGCGCCAGCGCCCCCCCGGGGGGCCCGGCCAGCAGCGGCGGCGGGGGCAGCAGCGGCGGGGgcagtggcggcggcggcggcggcggcagcggcggcggcagcagcagcaagaaATCCAAAGAGCAAAAGGCGCTGCGGCTCAACATCAACGCCCGGGAGCGCCGGCGGATGCACGACCTGAACGACGCGCTGGACGAGCTGCGCGCGGTGATCCCCTACGCGCACAGCCCCTCGGTGCGGAAGCTCTCCAAGATCGCTACGCTGCTGCTCGCCAAGAACTATATCCTCATGCAGGCGCAGGCCCTGGAGGAGATGCGGCGCCTCGTCGCCTACCTCAACCAGGGCCAGGCCATCTCGGCCGCCTCCCTGCCCAgctccgcggcggcggcggcggcggccgctgCCCTGCACCCGGCGCTTGGCGCCTACGAGCAGGCTGCCGGCTACCCGTTCAGCGCCGGGCTGCCCCCGGCCGCCACCTGCCCGGAGAAGTGCGCCCTGTTCAATAGCGTCTCCTCCAGCCTCTGCAAACAGTGCACGGAGAAGCCTtaa